In Bacillus toyonensis BCT-7112, a single window of DNA contains:
- a CDS encoding DUF84 family protein, with product MKVVVGSKNKTKVGAVEKVWKDAEITSLSVPSGVSAQPFSDEETMQGAINRAKRALQEGEAQIGIGLEGGVMKTDHGLFMCNWGALATSDDKIFVAGGARIKLPDDFLTPLEDGKELSEVMEEFVERKDIRSHEGAIGIFTDDYVDRTELFVHVVKLLVGQYKYDKKQA from the coding sequence ATGAAGGTAGTAGTTGGATCGAAGAATAAAACGAAGGTTGGGGCTGTGGAGAAGGTATGGAAAGATGCTGAAATTACATCTCTTTCTGTCCCATCGGGAGTATCGGCACAGCCATTTTCAGATGAAGAGACGATGCAAGGAGCAATTAATAGAGCGAAGCGAGCATTGCAAGAAGGAGAAGCTCAAATTGGTATTGGGTTAGAAGGCGGCGTGATGAAAACGGATCACGGTTTATTTATGTGTAACTGGGGCGCACTCGCAACGAGTGACGATAAGATATTCGTTGCCGGAGGAGCACGTATTAAGTTACCAGACGATTTTTTAACGCCTCTTGAAGATGGTAAAGAGTTAAGTGAAGTGATGGAAGAGTTTGTAGAGCGGAAAGATATTCGTAGTCACGAAGGTGCTATCGGTATTTTTACAGACGATTATGTCGATCGAACGGAATTATTTGTACACGTTGTTAAGTTACTCGTTGGGCAATATAAGTATGATAAAAAGCAAGCATAA